The region GTCATGAGCAATAGCTCACAGCGAAGAAATGAAAACCTAATATTCTCCTAAGTGGCTCGAAGTTAAAGGAAGCCACCCGAAGCAGTGTACTAGAGTAAGGAAATTGCATCTAAACACTTAAACATCTAAATATTTAAACATCTAGATGAGCAAATGCTATTATTTTACCTTGCGCTCTTCAAGGTATTTGGCGATTGACTCTGCCACAATGTCGCTCATCTCTCTTTCTTCGTCCGCCGCAGCTGTTTTGAGTTGCTTATGTAGCTGCTTTGGCAAATAAACTGTTGTGCGAATGTAGTCAGAATCGGTACTCTTGCTTTTGCGGACTGGCGTTTTTTTTGTTGGCTCTGCTAATTCCTCTTGCTCTTTACTGCCACTTCGAGCCGCGCCGAATAGATCGTCAAACCGACTGCCACTTTTCTTGGTCATGGCAGGATCTCCTTCCCAACTTCGTAGTAGCATCTCCACGCGATACCCGCATAGGAATCGCCTTTAACTTGATTTACTGGAACTCCCTTCAAAGCTGCGTGTTGGAATACAGCCAATCGCCTGATTCCAGTTCTGAAAACTGGTAGACCAGCATTAATTAAGGATTGCTTTGCCTCTTCCCCAACACGGCTGGGGTGTGGAGGAACCAGGGTGATAAGAATCTTGTAGTTAGTGTCTAATCCTTTTAAATTGTCTACCATTTGCAGCATTGCTCCCATTGCTAAAGCATCGGGGCTGGTAGGCAATACAAGCAGATCGCACCCCTCAGCAATAGTTTTCAATTCTTCAGAAGCGGGTCGAGCCGGAGTATCAATAATAATGTGTTCGTACTGCCT is a window of Gloeocapsa sp. PCC 7428 DNA encoding:
- a CDS encoding ParA family protein; this encodes MIVTVASFKGGVGKTTTALHLATYFQAKAATLLVDGDLNQSALDWSSRGNLPFKVVDEKQGVRFARQYEHIIIDTPARPASEELKTIAEGCDLLVLPTSPDALAMGAMLQMVDNLKGLDTNYKILITLVPPHPSRVGEEAKQSLINAGLPVFRTGIRRLAVFQHAALKGVPVNQVKGDSYAGIAWRCYYEVGKEILP